Proteins encoded together in one Mastacembelus armatus chromosome 15, fMasArm1.2, whole genome shotgun sequence window:
- the LOC113131590 gene encoding mitogen-activated protein kinase kinase kinase kinase 3-like isoform X6 — translation MMNSSVDLSRRNPQEDFELIQRIGSGTYGDVYKARNVNTGELAAIKVIKLEPGEDFAVVQQEIIMMKDCKHSNIVAYFGSYLRRDKLWISMEYCGGGSLQDIYHVTGPLSESQIAYMSRETLQGLYYLHSKGKMHRDIKGANILLTDNGYVKLADFGVSAQITATLAKRKSFIGTPYWMAPEVAAVERKGGYNQLCDIWAVGITAIELAELQPPMFDLHPMRALFLMTKSNFQPPKLKDKVKWTNNFHHFVKLALTKNPKKRPTAEKLLQHPFVSQPLSRTLAIELLDKANNPDHSTYNDFDDDDPEPEFKYRGHFLPISPGARRAPRFAARRKSPVSVPHRIRSTSRSTREGKTLSEINFGQVKFDPPLRKETEPHHEPCDSEPYLDCVEEHYYTARSNLDLQFEYVHDSSLLGGNKSLLKSVEEELQQSKSSTIMRPKVPPPLPPKPKSICSSQQQQKHDDSQSHSEDDGGGTIKRCPVPETASPAKPASNVPPRPPPPKLPPHRRSSLGNESPKHTDVEHSAPEDDGSFRHFWEWLHTPHTEEELEEAWEVLKEVKEEQEKEEEKGESNGLNSPHNGERDSPADRQATMPPSVPIRKDKKDVPKPISNGLPPTPKVHMGACFSKVFNGCPLKIHCATSWINPDTRDQYLIFGAEEGIYTLNLNELHETTMEQLFPRRCTWLYVMNSCLLSISGKASQLYSHSLTGLFEQARQLQKLPVAIPTHKLPDRMIPRKFAVSTKIPDTKGCQKCCVVRNPYTGHKYLCGAFQSSVMLLEWVESMQKFMLIKNIDFPLPCPLEVFEMLVVPEQTYPLICVAVSKGTELNQVVRFGTVNPNSTSSWFTEADTPQTCVIHVTQLERDTILVCLDRCIKIVNLQGRLKSSRKLSAELTFNFQIESIVCLQDSVLAFWRHGMQGRSFKTNEITQEISDSTRIFRLLGSDRDPEAKHRGLTLHRVVVLESRPTDNPTAHSNLYILAGHENSY, via the exons GCTCGTAATGTAAACACAGGAGAGCTGGCTGCTATCAAAGTCATCAAACTGGAACCGG GTGAGGACTTTGCTGTTGTCCAGCAGGAGATTATAATGATGAAAGACTGTAAGCACTCCAACATCGTTGCCTATTTTGGCAGTTATCTCCG GAGAGATAAGTTATGGATCAGTATGGAGTACTGTGGTGGAGGTTCCCTGCAGGACATCTATCATG TAACTGGGCCTTTGTCAGAGTCACAAATAGCTTACATGTCACGAGAGACTCTGCAG gGTTTATACTACTTACACAGTAAAGGCAAAATGCACAGAGACATCAAG GGAGCCAACATCCTCCTGACAGACAACGGCTATGTTAAACTAG CTGATTTTGGTGTATCAGCCCAGATCACAGCAACTCTAGCAAAGAGGAAGTCATTCATTGGTACTCCTTATTG GATGGCTCCGGAGGTTGCAGCAGTAGAGAGGAAAGGAGGTTACAACCAGCTGTGTGATATCTGGGCTGTGGGCATCACTGCAATAGAGCTGGCTGAACTACAGCCACCCATGTTTGACCTGCACCCCATGAG GGCTCTGTTCTTAATGACCAAGAGTAATTTCCAGCCACCTAAGTTGAAAGATAAAGTCAAATG GACAAATAACTTCCACCATTTTGTCAAACTAGCCTTGACTAAGAACCCAAAGAAGAGGCCCACGGCAGAGAAACTGCTGCAG CACCCCTTTGTGTCTCAGCCCCTCAGCAGGACGCTGGCAATCGAGCTGCTGGACAAAGCCAACAACCCTGACCACAGCACTTACAATGACTTTGATGATGATGACCCTGAACCGGAG TTTAAGTACAGGGGTCATTTCCTACCCATAAGCCCTGGTGCTCGACGTGCACCTCGTTTTGCAGCCCGTAGGAAG TCTCCAGTCTCAGTTCCTCATCGCATTCGGTCCACCAGCAGAAGCACTAGAGAAGGAAAGACGCTGTCAGAGATTAACT ttgGTCAGGTGAAGTTTGATCCTCCGTTGAGAAAGGAGACAGAACCCCATCATGAACCG TGTGATTCTGAGCCCTATCTGGACTGTGTTGAGGAGCACTACTATACAGCGAGATCTAATCTG GACCTGCAGTTTGAGTATGTGCATGATTCAAGTCTGCTGGGAGGAAACAA GAGTCTTCTCAAATCTGTGGAAGAGGAGCTACAGCAGAG TAAATCGAGCACTATCATGAGGCCAAAGGTCccaccacctcttcctcccAAG CCTAAGTCCATCTGCTCAtcgcagcaacaacaaaaacatgacgACAGCCAATCGCACAGTGAGGACGACGGAGGAGGAACCATTAAACGTTGTCCGGTCCCAGAGACGGCGAGCCCAGCCAAACCTGCCTCCAACGTCCCCCCGCGGCCACCACCCCCGAAGTTGCCACCTCATCGCCGCAGCAGTCTAGGTAACGAGAGCCCAAAGCATACGGACGTCGAACACTCTGCCCCCGAGGATGATGGGAGCTTTAGGCATTTCTGGGAGTGGCTCCACACGCCTcacacagaggaggagctggaggaggcatGGGAGGTGCTGAAGGAGGTGAAAGAGGAgcaggaaaaagaggaggaaaagggagaga GTAATGGGCTGAACTCTCCACACAATGGTGAGAGGGACAGTCCAGCAGACAGGCAGGCCACCATGCCCCCTAGTGTTCCTATACGGAAAGACAAGAAGGATGTTCCG AAGCCAATCAGTAATGGGCTCCCACCGACGCCCAAAGTCCAT ATGGGTGCATGTTTTTCCAAAGTGTTCAATGGGTGTCCTCTAAAGATCCACTGTGCCACTTCTTGGATCAACCCTGACACCAGAG atCAGTACTTGATATTTGGAGCTGAAGAGGGAATCTACACATTAAACCTTAATGAGCTGCATGAGACCACAATGGAACAG CTCTTCCCTCGACGGTGTACCTGGTTGTATGTCATGAACAGTTGTCTTCTTTCCATATCTG GAAAAGCCTCTCAGCTGTACTCCCATAGTCTGACTGGTCTGTTCGAACAGGCCAGACAGTTACAAAAGTTACCAGTAGCCATTCCCACACACAAGCTGCCTGACAGGATGATTCCCAG GAAGTTTGCTGTGTCCACTAAAATTCCAGACACTAAAGGGTGTCAAAAGTGCTGCGTAG TGCGTAACCCATACACAGGCCATAAGTACCTGTGTGGAGCCTTCCAGTCTAGTGTCATGCTGTTGGAGTGGGTGGAGTCCATGCAGAAGTTCATGCTCATcaag AACATTGACTTCCCGTTGCCGTGTCCGTTGGAGGTCTTTGAGATGTTGGTGGTTCCTGAGCAGACCTACCCTCTGATCTGTGTGGCCGTCAGTAAAGGCACCGAACTCAACCAGGTGGTCCGGTTCGGCACCGTCAACCCCAACTCTACCTCTTCCTGGTTCACAGAAGCAG ACACACCACAGACGTGTGTGATCCATGTTACTCAGCTAGAGAGAGACACTATCCTAGTCTGCCTTGACA GGTGTATAAAGATAGTGAACCTCCAGGGCCGGTTGAAATCCAGCAGAAAGCTATCAGCTGAGctcaccttcaacttccagatCGAATCCAtag TGTGTCTCCAAGACAGTGTACTGGCCTTCTGGAGGCATGGCATGCAGGGGCGGAGTTTCAAGACCAATGAG ATCACCCAGGAGATCTCTGACAGCACACGTATCTTCAGACTACTGGGATCAGACAg AGATCCAGAGGCCAAGCACAGAGGTCTCACTCTGCACAG ggtggtggtgctggagagCAGGCCTACGGACAACCCAACAGCCCACAGCAACCTCTACATTCTGGCAGGCCATGAAAACAGCTACTga
- the LOC113131590 gene encoding mitogen-activated protein kinase kinase kinase kinase 3-like isoform X4, translated as MMNSSVDLSRRNPQEDFELIQRIGSGTYGDVYKARNVNTGELAAIKVIKLEPGEDFAVVQQEIIMMKDCKHSNIVAYFGSYLRRDKLWISMEYCGGGSLQDIYHVTGPLSESQIAYMSRETLQGLYYLHSKGKMHRDIKGANILLTDNGYVKLADFGVSAQITATLAKRKSFIGTPYWMAPEVAAVERKGGYNQLCDIWAVGITAIELAELQPPMFDLHPMRALFLMTKSNFQPPKLKDKVKWTNNFHHFVKLALTKNPKKRPTAEKLLQHPFVSQPLSRTLAIELLDKANNPDHSTYNDFDDDDPEPEFKYRGHFLPISPGARRAPRFAARRKSPVSVPHRIRSTSRSTREGKTLSEINFGQVKFDPPLRKETEPHHEPDLQFEYVHDSSLLGGNKSLLKSVEEELQQRGHVAHLGDDEDEDDDGADDDETHTHKSSTIMRPKVPPPLPPKPKSICSSQQQQKHDDSQSHSEDDGGGTIKRCPVPETASPAKPASNVPPRPPPPKLPPHRRSSLGNESPKHTDVEHSAPEDDGSFRHFWEWLHTPHTEEELEEAWEVLKEVKEEQEKEEEKGESNGLNSPHNGERDSPADRQATMPPSVPIRKDKKDVPKPISNGLPPTPKVHMGACFSKVFNGCPLKIHCATSWINPDTRDQYLIFGAEEGIYTLNLNELHETTMEQLFPRRCTWLYVMNSCLLSISGKASQLYSHSLTGLFEQARQLQKLPVAIPTHKLPDRMIPRKFAVSTKIPDTKGCQKCCVVRNPYTGHKYLCGAFQSSVMLLEWVESMQKFMLIKNIDFPLPCPLEVFEMLVVPEQTYPLICVAVSKGTELNQVVRFGTVNPNSTSSWFTEADTPQTCVIHVTQLERDTILVCLDRCIKIVNLQGRLKSSRKLSAELTFNFQIESIVCLQDSVLAFWRHGMQGRSFKTNEITQEISDSTRIFRLLGSDRDPEAKHRGLTLHRVVVLESRPTDNPTAHSNLYILAGHENSY; from the exons GCTCGTAATGTAAACACAGGAGAGCTGGCTGCTATCAAAGTCATCAAACTGGAACCGG GTGAGGACTTTGCTGTTGTCCAGCAGGAGATTATAATGATGAAAGACTGTAAGCACTCCAACATCGTTGCCTATTTTGGCAGTTATCTCCG GAGAGATAAGTTATGGATCAGTATGGAGTACTGTGGTGGAGGTTCCCTGCAGGACATCTATCATG TAACTGGGCCTTTGTCAGAGTCACAAATAGCTTACATGTCACGAGAGACTCTGCAG gGTTTATACTACTTACACAGTAAAGGCAAAATGCACAGAGACATCAAG GGAGCCAACATCCTCCTGACAGACAACGGCTATGTTAAACTAG CTGATTTTGGTGTATCAGCCCAGATCACAGCAACTCTAGCAAAGAGGAAGTCATTCATTGGTACTCCTTATTG GATGGCTCCGGAGGTTGCAGCAGTAGAGAGGAAAGGAGGTTACAACCAGCTGTGTGATATCTGGGCTGTGGGCATCACTGCAATAGAGCTGGCTGAACTACAGCCACCCATGTTTGACCTGCACCCCATGAG GGCTCTGTTCTTAATGACCAAGAGTAATTTCCAGCCACCTAAGTTGAAAGATAAAGTCAAATG GACAAATAACTTCCACCATTTTGTCAAACTAGCCTTGACTAAGAACCCAAAGAAGAGGCCCACGGCAGAGAAACTGCTGCAG CACCCCTTTGTGTCTCAGCCCCTCAGCAGGACGCTGGCAATCGAGCTGCTGGACAAAGCCAACAACCCTGACCACAGCACTTACAATGACTTTGATGATGATGACCCTGAACCGGAG TTTAAGTACAGGGGTCATTTCCTACCCATAAGCCCTGGTGCTCGACGTGCACCTCGTTTTGCAGCCCGTAGGAAG TCTCCAGTCTCAGTTCCTCATCGCATTCGGTCCACCAGCAGAAGCACTAGAGAAGGAAAGACGCTGTCAGAGATTAACT ttgGTCAGGTGAAGTTTGATCCTCCGTTGAGAAAGGAGACAGAACCCCATCATGAACCG GACCTGCAGTTTGAGTATGTGCATGATTCAAGTCTGCTGGGAGGAAACAA GAGTCTTCTCAAATCTGTGGAAGAGGAGCTACAGCAGAG GGGCCATGTGGCACACTTAGgggatgatgaggatgaggatgatgatggtgcagatgatgatgaaacTCACACTCA TAAATCGAGCACTATCATGAGGCCAAAGGTCccaccacctcttcctcccAAG CCTAAGTCCATCTGCTCAtcgcagcaacaacaaaaacatgacgACAGCCAATCGCACAGTGAGGACGACGGAGGAGGAACCATTAAACGTTGTCCGGTCCCAGAGACGGCGAGCCCAGCCAAACCTGCCTCCAACGTCCCCCCGCGGCCACCACCCCCGAAGTTGCCACCTCATCGCCGCAGCAGTCTAGGTAACGAGAGCCCAAAGCATACGGACGTCGAACACTCTGCCCCCGAGGATGATGGGAGCTTTAGGCATTTCTGGGAGTGGCTCCACACGCCTcacacagaggaggagctggaggaggcatGGGAGGTGCTGAAGGAGGTGAAAGAGGAgcaggaaaaagaggaggaaaagggagaga GTAATGGGCTGAACTCTCCACACAATGGTGAGAGGGACAGTCCAGCAGACAGGCAGGCCACCATGCCCCCTAGTGTTCCTATACGGAAAGACAAGAAGGATGTTCCG AAGCCAATCAGTAATGGGCTCCCACCGACGCCCAAAGTCCAT ATGGGTGCATGTTTTTCCAAAGTGTTCAATGGGTGTCCTCTAAAGATCCACTGTGCCACTTCTTGGATCAACCCTGACACCAGAG atCAGTACTTGATATTTGGAGCTGAAGAGGGAATCTACACATTAAACCTTAATGAGCTGCATGAGACCACAATGGAACAG CTCTTCCCTCGACGGTGTACCTGGTTGTATGTCATGAACAGTTGTCTTCTTTCCATATCTG GAAAAGCCTCTCAGCTGTACTCCCATAGTCTGACTGGTCTGTTCGAACAGGCCAGACAGTTACAAAAGTTACCAGTAGCCATTCCCACACACAAGCTGCCTGACAGGATGATTCCCAG GAAGTTTGCTGTGTCCACTAAAATTCCAGACACTAAAGGGTGTCAAAAGTGCTGCGTAG TGCGTAACCCATACACAGGCCATAAGTACCTGTGTGGAGCCTTCCAGTCTAGTGTCATGCTGTTGGAGTGGGTGGAGTCCATGCAGAAGTTCATGCTCATcaag AACATTGACTTCCCGTTGCCGTGTCCGTTGGAGGTCTTTGAGATGTTGGTGGTTCCTGAGCAGACCTACCCTCTGATCTGTGTGGCCGTCAGTAAAGGCACCGAACTCAACCAGGTGGTCCGGTTCGGCACCGTCAACCCCAACTCTACCTCTTCCTGGTTCACAGAAGCAG ACACACCACAGACGTGTGTGATCCATGTTACTCAGCTAGAGAGAGACACTATCCTAGTCTGCCTTGACA GGTGTATAAAGATAGTGAACCTCCAGGGCCGGTTGAAATCCAGCAGAAAGCTATCAGCTGAGctcaccttcaacttccagatCGAATCCAtag TGTGTCTCCAAGACAGTGTACTGGCCTTCTGGAGGCATGGCATGCAGGGGCGGAGTTTCAAGACCAATGAG ATCACCCAGGAGATCTCTGACAGCACACGTATCTTCAGACTACTGGGATCAGACAg AGATCCAGAGGCCAAGCACAGAGGTCTCACTCTGCACAG ggtggtggtgctggagagCAGGCCTACGGACAACCCAACAGCCCACAGCAACCTCTACATTCTGGCAGGCCATGAAAACAGCTACTga
- the LOC113131590 gene encoding mitogen-activated protein kinase kinase kinase kinase 3-like isoform X9, which translates to MMNSSVDLSRRNPQEDFELIQRIGSGTYGDVYKARNVNTGELAAIKVIKLEPGEDFAVVQQEIIMMKDCKHSNIVAYFGSYLRRDKLWISMEYCGGGSLQDIYHVTGPLSESQIAYMSRETLQGLYYLHSKGKMHRDIKGANILLTDNGYVKLADFGVSAQITATLAKRKSFIGTPYWMAPEVAAVERKGGYNQLCDIWAVGITAIELAELQPPMFDLHPMRALFLMTKSNFQPPKLKDKVKWTNNFHHFVKLALTKNPKKRPTAEKLLQHPFVSQPLSRTLAIELLDKANNPDHSTYNDFDDDDPEPEFKYRGHFLPISPGARRAPRFAARRKSPVSVPHRIRSTSRSTREGKTLSEINFGQVKFDPPLRKETEPHHEPDLQFEYVHDSSLLGGNKSLLKSVEEELQQSKSSTIMRPKVPPPLPPKPKSICSSQQQQKHDDSQSHSEDDGGGTIKRCPVPETASPAKPASNVPPRPPPPKLPPHRRSSLGNESPKHTDVEHSAPEDDGSFRHFWEWLHTPHTEEELEEAWEVLKEVKEEQEKEEEKGESNGLNSPHNGERDSPADRQATMPPSVPIRKDKKDVPKPISNGLPPTPKVHMGACFSKVFNGCPLKIHCATSWINPDTRDQYLIFGAEEGIYTLNLNELHETTMEQLFPRRCTWLYVMNSCLLSISGKASQLYSHSLTGLFEQARQLQKLPVAIPTHKLPDRMIPRKFAVSTKIPDTKGCQKCCVVRNPYTGHKYLCGAFQSSVMLLEWVESMQKFMLIKNIDFPLPCPLEVFEMLVVPEQTYPLICVAVSKGTELNQVVRFGTVNPNSTSSWFTEADTPQTCVIHVTQLERDTILVCLDRCIKIVNLQGRLKSSRKLSAELTFNFQIESIVCLQDSVLAFWRHGMQGRSFKTNEITQEISDSTRIFRLLGSDRDPEAKHRGLTLHRVVVLESRPTDNPTAHSNLYILAGHENSY; encoded by the exons GCTCGTAATGTAAACACAGGAGAGCTGGCTGCTATCAAAGTCATCAAACTGGAACCGG GTGAGGACTTTGCTGTTGTCCAGCAGGAGATTATAATGATGAAAGACTGTAAGCACTCCAACATCGTTGCCTATTTTGGCAGTTATCTCCG GAGAGATAAGTTATGGATCAGTATGGAGTACTGTGGTGGAGGTTCCCTGCAGGACATCTATCATG TAACTGGGCCTTTGTCAGAGTCACAAATAGCTTACATGTCACGAGAGACTCTGCAG gGTTTATACTACTTACACAGTAAAGGCAAAATGCACAGAGACATCAAG GGAGCCAACATCCTCCTGACAGACAACGGCTATGTTAAACTAG CTGATTTTGGTGTATCAGCCCAGATCACAGCAACTCTAGCAAAGAGGAAGTCATTCATTGGTACTCCTTATTG GATGGCTCCGGAGGTTGCAGCAGTAGAGAGGAAAGGAGGTTACAACCAGCTGTGTGATATCTGGGCTGTGGGCATCACTGCAATAGAGCTGGCTGAACTACAGCCACCCATGTTTGACCTGCACCCCATGAG GGCTCTGTTCTTAATGACCAAGAGTAATTTCCAGCCACCTAAGTTGAAAGATAAAGTCAAATG GACAAATAACTTCCACCATTTTGTCAAACTAGCCTTGACTAAGAACCCAAAGAAGAGGCCCACGGCAGAGAAACTGCTGCAG CACCCCTTTGTGTCTCAGCCCCTCAGCAGGACGCTGGCAATCGAGCTGCTGGACAAAGCCAACAACCCTGACCACAGCACTTACAATGACTTTGATGATGATGACCCTGAACCGGAG TTTAAGTACAGGGGTCATTTCCTACCCATAAGCCCTGGTGCTCGACGTGCACCTCGTTTTGCAGCCCGTAGGAAG TCTCCAGTCTCAGTTCCTCATCGCATTCGGTCCACCAGCAGAAGCACTAGAGAAGGAAAGACGCTGTCAGAGATTAACT ttgGTCAGGTGAAGTTTGATCCTCCGTTGAGAAAGGAGACAGAACCCCATCATGAACCG GACCTGCAGTTTGAGTATGTGCATGATTCAAGTCTGCTGGGAGGAAACAA GAGTCTTCTCAAATCTGTGGAAGAGGAGCTACAGCAGAG TAAATCGAGCACTATCATGAGGCCAAAGGTCccaccacctcttcctcccAAG CCTAAGTCCATCTGCTCAtcgcagcaacaacaaaaacatgacgACAGCCAATCGCACAGTGAGGACGACGGAGGAGGAACCATTAAACGTTGTCCGGTCCCAGAGACGGCGAGCCCAGCCAAACCTGCCTCCAACGTCCCCCCGCGGCCACCACCCCCGAAGTTGCCACCTCATCGCCGCAGCAGTCTAGGTAACGAGAGCCCAAAGCATACGGACGTCGAACACTCTGCCCCCGAGGATGATGGGAGCTTTAGGCATTTCTGGGAGTGGCTCCACACGCCTcacacagaggaggagctggaggaggcatGGGAGGTGCTGAAGGAGGTGAAAGAGGAgcaggaaaaagaggaggaaaagggagaga GTAATGGGCTGAACTCTCCACACAATGGTGAGAGGGACAGTCCAGCAGACAGGCAGGCCACCATGCCCCCTAGTGTTCCTATACGGAAAGACAAGAAGGATGTTCCG AAGCCAATCAGTAATGGGCTCCCACCGACGCCCAAAGTCCAT ATGGGTGCATGTTTTTCCAAAGTGTTCAATGGGTGTCCTCTAAAGATCCACTGTGCCACTTCTTGGATCAACCCTGACACCAGAG atCAGTACTTGATATTTGGAGCTGAAGAGGGAATCTACACATTAAACCTTAATGAGCTGCATGAGACCACAATGGAACAG CTCTTCCCTCGACGGTGTACCTGGTTGTATGTCATGAACAGTTGTCTTCTTTCCATATCTG GAAAAGCCTCTCAGCTGTACTCCCATAGTCTGACTGGTCTGTTCGAACAGGCCAGACAGTTACAAAAGTTACCAGTAGCCATTCCCACACACAAGCTGCCTGACAGGATGATTCCCAG GAAGTTTGCTGTGTCCACTAAAATTCCAGACACTAAAGGGTGTCAAAAGTGCTGCGTAG TGCGTAACCCATACACAGGCCATAAGTACCTGTGTGGAGCCTTCCAGTCTAGTGTCATGCTGTTGGAGTGGGTGGAGTCCATGCAGAAGTTCATGCTCATcaag AACATTGACTTCCCGTTGCCGTGTCCGTTGGAGGTCTTTGAGATGTTGGTGGTTCCTGAGCAGACCTACCCTCTGATCTGTGTGGCCGTCAGTAAAGGCACCGAACTCAACCAGGTGGTCCGGTTCGGCACCGTCAACCCCAACTCTACCTCTTCCTGGTTCACAGAAGCAG ACACACCACAGACGTGTGTGATCCATGTTACTCAGCTAGAGAGAGACACTATCCTAGTCTGCCTTGACA GGTGTATAAAGATAGTGAACCTCCAGGGCCGGTTGAAATCCAGCAGAAAGCTATCAGCTGAGctcaccttcaacttccagatCGAATCCAtag TGTGTCTCCAAGACAGTGTACTGGCCTTCTGGAGGCATGGCATGCAGGGGCGGAGTTTCAAGACCAATGAG ATCACCCAGGAGATCTCTGACAGCACACGTATCTTCAGACTACTGGGATCAGACAg AGATCCAGAGGCCAAGCACAGAGGTCTCACTCTGCACAG ggtggtggtgctggagagCAGGCCTACGGACAACCCAACAGCCCACAGCAACCTCTACATTCTGGCAGGCCATGAAAACAGCTACTga